The Anas acuta chromosome 2, bAnaAcu1.1, whole genome shotgun sequence genome contains a region encoding:
- the C2H7orf25 gene encoding UPF0415 protein C7orf25 homolog produces MSVQTLLCERIAVAKELIKRAEALSKSQKRRIEGGAKLCGKLKAELNFLHKVEAGKVAVKESHLQSTNLTHLEAIIQSAENLEDVVSVLHVFAYEDRFGDKQTLVVDVVANGGHTWVKAIGRKAEALHNIWLGRGQYGDKSVIEQAEDFLQASRQQPVEYSNPHIIFAFYNSVSSPMAERLKEMGISVRGDIVAVNSLAEPSTENQHLSASESDEEDLEPLQVTRVDRENLVASIAFPTQIKVNVCNRVNLDITTLITYVSALSYGGCYFVFKEKVLTEQAAQERRERVLPQLEEFMHGKELFACESAVRDFQSILETLGGPGEKERAALLVKKINVVPDQPSDRALGLVASSKINSRSLTIFGTGDTLKAITMTANSGFVRAAANQGVKFSVFVHQPRALTESKEAFATPLPKSCPPDN; encoded by the coding sequence ATGTCTGTGCAGACTCTGCTTTGTGAAAGAATTGCTGTTGCCAAAGAATTGATCAAGAGAGCAGAAGCCCTCTCTAAGTCCCAGAAAAGGAGAATAGAAGGTGGGGCAAAACTCTGTGGCAAACTGAAGGCTGAGCTAAACTTCTTACACAAGGTGGAGGCAGGGAAGGTGGCCGTTAAGGAATCCCATCTGCAGAGTACAAACCTTACCCATCTCGAAGCCATTATCCAGTCAGCAGAGAACCTGGAGGATGTCGTCAGTGTCCTCCATGTCTTTGCTTACGAGGACAGGTTTGGAGACAAACAGACGCTGGTGGTAGATGTTGTTGCAAATGGAGGTCACACGTGGGTGAAGGCCATCGGTCGGAAGGCCGAAGCCCTGCACAACATCTGGCTGGGGAGGGGCCAGTATGGTGACAAAAGTGTCATCGAGCAAGCAGAGGACTTCCTGCAGGCGAGCCGTCAGCAGCCAGTGGAGTACAGCAATCCCCACATAATATTTGCCTTCTACAACAGCGTGTCCAGTCCTATGGCAGAGAGACTCAAGGAGATGGGAATATCTGTGCGAGGAGACATTGTGGCTGTGAACTCGCTGGCAGAGCCATCTACAGAAAACCAGCACCTAAGTGCCAGTGAATCAGATGAAGAAGACCTTGAACCCCTGCAGGTGACCAGAGTAGACCGGGAGAATTTGGTGGCCAGCATTGCTTTTCCTACTCAGATCAAAGTAAATGTGTGCAATAGAGTTAACTTGGACATCACTACCTTGATAACCTACGTCTCTGCTCTCAGTTATGGTGGCTGCTACTTCGTCTTCAAAGAAAAAGTGCTAACAGAGCAAGCGGCTcaagaaaggagggagagagtCCTGCCTCAGCTGGAGGAGTTCATGCATGGGAAAGAGCTCTTTGCGTGTGAATCTGCTGTCAGAGATTTTCAGTCCATCTTGGAAACGCTGGGAGGACCTGGGGAGAAAGAGCGAGCTGCACTGCTcgttaaaaaaattaatgtcGTGCCAGATCAGCCATCTGACCGTGCCTTAGGACTAGTGGCTAGTTCAAAAATCAACAGCCGTTCTCTGACTATTTTTGGGACAGGAGACACTTTAAAAGCCATCACCATGACTGCAAATAGTGGTTTTGTGAGGGCAGCAGCTAACCAAGGTGTCAAGTTCAGTGTTTTTGTGCATCAGCCTAGAGCAttgacagaaagcaaagaagctTTTGCCACACCTTTACCAAAGAGCTGCCCACCTGACAATTGA